From Streptomyces sp. HUAS MG91, the proteins below share one genomic window:
- a CDS encoding ATP-binding cassette domain-containing protein, translating into MTSTAPLLDVTDLSKTYPLPAGGSHTAADAITFTLHPGGALGIVGESGSGKTTVARMLVGLVRPDHGTIKVDGTVRPPKSPRGRTARLARARQIQMVFQDPYISLDPRLTAEQCLRAALRLHGRDPSLAAELLDRVGLGAREATALPRRLSGGQRQRLAIARALAVDPRILVLDEAVAALDVSIQAQILGLLDEIRRDTGVALVFVSHDLAVVQHVTDEVLVMRRGRAVEQGPTRRVLTAPTDPYTRLLLASVPGEGWDPADAVTARAALA; encoded by the coding sequence GTGACCTCTACAGCACCGCTCCTGGACGTCACCGACCTCAGCAAGACCTACCCCCTCCCGGCCGGCGGCAGCCACACCGCGGCGGACGCCATCACCTTCACCCTCCACCCCGGCGGAGCCCTCGGCATCGTCGGCGAATCGGGCTCCGGCAAGACGACCGTCGCCCGCATGCTGGTCGGCCTGGTCCGCCCGGACCACGGCACGATCAAGGTCGACGGCACCGTCCGCCCGCCGAAATCCCCGCGCGGCCGTACCGCCCGCCTCGCCCGCGCCCGCCAGATCCAGATGGTCTTCCAGGACCCGTACATCTCCCTGGACCCGAGGCTGACCGCCGAGCAGTGCCTGCGCGCGGCCCTGCGCCTGCACGGCCGCGACCCGTCCCTGGCCGCGGAGCTCCTCGACCGGGTGGGCCTCGGCGCGCGGGAGGCGACCGCGCTGCCCCGCCGGCTCTCCGGCGGCCAGCGCCAGCGCCTGGCCATCGCCCGGGCGCTCGCCGTGGACCCGCGCATCCTGGTCCTGGACGAGGCGGTCGCGGCGCTGGACGTGTCGATCCAGGCCCAGATCCTCGGCCTGCTCGACGAGATCCGCCGCGACACGGGCGTGGCCCTCGTCTTCGTCAGCCACGACCTGGCCGTCGTCCAGCACGTCACCGACGAGGTCCTGGTGATGCGCCGGGGCCGGGCCGTCGAACAGGGGCCGACCCGCCGGGTGCTGACGGCGCCCACGGACCCGTACACCCGGCTGCTGCTCGCCTCGGTGCCCGGCGAGGGCTGGGACCCGGCCGACGCGGTGACGGCCCGCGCCGCGCTCGCCTGA
- a CDS encoding cold-shock protein translates to MATGTVKWFNAEKGFGFIAQEGGGPDVFVHYSAINANGFRSLEENQAVSFDVTQGPKGPQAENVTPM, encoded by the coding sequence ATGGCTACCGGAACCGTGAAGTGGTTCAACGCTGAAAAGGGCTTCGGCTTCATCGCCCAGGAGGGCGGCGGCCCGGACGTCTTCGTCCACTACTCGGCGATCAACGCGAACGGCTTCCGCTCCCTCGAGGAGAACCAGGCCGTCAGCTTCGACGTCACGCAGGGTCCGAAGGGCCCGCAGGCGGAGAACGTCACCCCCATGTGA
- a CDS encoding menaquinone biosynthesis protein translates to MDNSPETPQAARRTRPRVGHIQFLNCMPLYWGLARTGSLLDFELTKDTPEKLSERLVRGDLDIGPITLVEFLKAADDLVAFPDLAVGCDGPVMSCVIVSQVPLDQLDGRRVALGSTSRTSVRLAQLLLAERVGVSPDYYTCPPDLGLMMQDAEAAVLIGDAALRANLHDAPRLGLQVHDLGAMWKEWTGLPFVFAVWAARRDYAEREPEITGQVHEAFLASRDLSLDEVGKVAEQAARWEAFDEAVLEEYFTTLDFRFGPPQLEGVTEFARRVGETTGFPADVKVELLGR, encoded by the coding sequence GTGGACAATTCTCCCGAGACTCCCCAGGCTGCGCGGCGCACCCGTCCGCGCGTGGGCCACATCCAGTTCCTGAACTGCATGCCCCTCTACTGGGGCCTGGCCAGGACCGGTTCGCTCCTCGACTTCGAGCTCACGAAGGACACCCCGGAGAAGCTCAGCGAGCGGCTCGTGCGGGGCGATCTGGACATCGGTCCGATCACCCTCGTCGAATTCCTCAAGGCCGCCGACGACCTGGTGGCCTTCCCCGATCTGGCCGTCGGCTGCGACGGCCCCGTCATGTCCTGCGTGATCGTGTCGCAGGTGCCCCTCGACCAGCTGGACGGCCGCCGGGTCGCCCTCGGCTCGACCTCGCGCACGTCGGTCCGGCTCGCGCAGCTCCTGCTCGCCGAGCGCGTCGGCGTGTCGCCCGACTACTACACGTGCCCGCCGGACCTCGGCCTGATGATGCAGGACGCGGAGGCCGCCGTCCTCATCGGTGACGCCGCCCTGCGCGCCAACCTGCACGACGCGCCGCGGCTCGGGCTCCAGGTGCACGACCTGGGCGCCATGTGGAAGGAGTGGACGGGCCTGCCGTTCGTCTTCGCCGTATGGGCCGCGCGCCGGGACTACGCGGAGCGGGAGCCGGAGATCACCGGCCAGGTGCACGAGGCGTTCCTGGCGTCGCGGGACCTCTCCCTCGACGAGGTCGGCAAGGTCGCCGAGCAGGCGGCCCGCTGGGAGGCCTTCGACGAGGCGGTCCTGGAGGAGTACTTCACGACACTCGACTTCCGGTTCGGGCCGCCGCAGCTGGAAGGCGTCACGGAGTTCGCGCGCCGGGTCGGGGAGACCACCGGATTTCCCGCCGATGTGAAGGTCGAACTTCTCGGACGGTGA
- a CDS encoding protein kinase produces the protein MQPLQADEPTTVGPYRLLGRLGAGGMGRVYLGRSAGGRTVAVKIVHPHFALDDEFRARFRREVAAARRVGGAWTAAVLDADPEAPVPWVATGYVAGPALAQAAGPGRALPEHSVRVLGAGLAEALAAVHGLGLVHRDVKPANVLLTVDGPRLIDFGIARATDGTASLTSTGVSIGSPGYMAPEQILGKGVTGASDVFSLGAVLVYAATGESPFPGDSSAALLYKVVHEEPELGSLGGELRDIVAACLAKAPGDRPAPEDVARRLAPEGAAALVAAGWLPGALVEQVMRGAARLLDMEGTDPATGPVGFSSPAVTGDAPGVFGPPDPSYTAVPAQRAEAAAGDAVEDARPGRLSMSVSATSTPATANGRGRKVSCSVALAVAGALAAVTVGGILVVNMLPSSGDRDSGSSAGGARPPMSSTSARPSASPSPSTAAPQPSGTVPSFYLGTWEGKATVLGIQADTYRVELKQTGVGRRLGTVTSTDLTGNRCVDELTLKSATATEVVAAGKKISGDDFKCADGSSTVHLTRDGTGLRYTSEYPEAGNPTADLRRVGR, from the coding sequence ATGCAGCCCCTTCAGGCCGACGAGCCGACGACGGTCGGCCCCTACCGGCTCCTGGGCCGGCTCGGGGCCGGCGGGATGGGCCGGGTGTACCTGGGCCGCAGCGCGGGCGGCCGGACCGTCGCCGTCAAGATCGTCCACCCGCACTTCGCGCTCGACGACGAGTTCCGGGCGCGTTTCCGGCGTGAGGTGGCCGCGGCCCGGCGGGTCGGCGGCGCGTGGACGGCCGCGGTGCTCGACGCGGACCCCGAGGCGCCGGTGCCGTGGGTGGCCACCGGATACGTCGCCGGGCCCGCGCTCGCCCAGGCGGCCGGTCCCGGCCGGGCGCTGCCCGAGCACTCCGTACGGGTCCTGGGCGCCGGGCTCGCCGAGGCGCTGGCGGCCGTGCACGGCCTGGGCCTGGTCCACCGTGACGTGAAGCCGGCCAACGTCCTGCTGACCGTCGACGGCCCGCGCCTCATCGACTTCGGCATCGCGAGGGCCACCGACGGCACCGCGTCCCTCACCTCCACCGGCGTCTCCATCGGCTCGCCCGGCTACATGGCGCCCGAGCAGATCCTCGGCAAGGGCGTCACCGGCGCCTCCGACGTCTTCTCGCTGGGCGCGGTCCTGGTGTACGCGGCGACGGGGGAGTCCCCCTTCCCCGGCGACTCCTCGGCCGCGCTGCTCTACAAGGTCGTCCACGAGGAGCCCGAACTGGGTTCCCTGGGCGGCGAGTTGCGCGACATCGTCGCCGCCTGCCTGGCGAAGGCGCCCGGCGACCGGCCCGCCCCCGAGGACGTGGCACGCCGGCTGGCCCCCGAGGGCGCGGCGGCCCTGGTCGCGGCGGGCTGGCTGCCCGGGGCGCTGGTCGAGCAGGTGATGCGGGGCGCGGCGCGGCTCCTCGACATGGAGGGCACCGACCCGGCCACGGGACCGGTCGGCTTCAGCAGCCCGGCCGTCACCGGCGACGCGCCGGGCGTCTTCGGACCGCCCGACCCGTCGTACACGGCCGTACCGGCGCAGCGCGCCGAGGCCGCGGCGGGAGACGCGGTGGAGGACGCCAGACCCGGGCGGCTGTCGATGTCCGTGTCGGCGACCTCGACCCCGGCGACCGCGAACGGGCGCGGCCGCAAGGTCAGTTGCTCGGTCGCGCTGGCCGTGGCGGGGGCGCTGGCCGCGGTCACCGTGGGCGGGATCCTGGTCGTGAACATGCTGCCGAGCTCCGGGGACCGGGACTCCGGCAGCTCGGCGGGCGGGGCACGGCCCCCGATGTCCTCGACGTCCGCCCGCCCGTCGGCGTCGCCCTCCCCGTCGACCGCCGCTCCGCAACCCTCCGGCACCGTCCCCTCCTTCTACCTCGGCACCTGGGAGGGGAAGGCCACGGTGCTGGGCATCCAGGCCGACACCTACCGCGTCGAGCTGAAGCAGACGGGCGTCGGCCGCCGCCTCGGCACCGTCACCTCGACCGACCTGACGGGCAACCGCTGCGTCGACGAACTGACCCTGAAATCCGCCACCGCGACCGAAGTGGTGGCCGCCGGCAAGAAGATCTCCGGCGACGACTTCAAATGCGCCGACGGCTCCAGCACCGTGCACCTGACCCGCGACGGCACGGGCCTGCGCTACACCTCCGAGTACCCGGAGGCGGGCAACCCGACGGCGGACCTGAGGCGCGTGGGGCGGTGA
- a CDS encoding A24 family peptidase, with translation MTGPLLVLAALWGAATGVLLPRAAYRLSVEPDEPWRPARGWLGPRPGPAAPLLAAVTAAACVLLAAATDTRPELAAWLLLAPLAVLLATVDFAVHRLPDVLTLPFAGAALLALGAAALLPEPGGSWRGAVLGALGMGAGYLVLHLVNSRGMGFGDVKLALGLGAALGWYGLGVLFLGAFAGVLFNGLYALVLVAARRAGRKTEIPLGPFMILGAYAGVLLGALAA, from the coding sequence GTGACCGGTCCGCTGCTCGTGCTCGCCGCCCTGTGGGGCGCCGCCACCGGGGTGCTGCTGCCCCGCGCCGCCTACCGCCTCTCCGTCGAACCGGACGAACCCTGGCGCCCGGCCCGCGGCTGGCTCGGCCCCCGGCCGGGCCCCGCCGCCCCGCTCCTGGCCGCCGTCACCGCCGCCGCCTGCGTCCTGCTCGCCGCCGCCACCGACACCCGCCCCGAACTGGCCGCCTGGCTGCTGCTCGCGCCGCTCGCCGTGCTCCTCGCCACCGTCGACTTCGCCGTGCACCGGCTGCCCGACGTGCTGACCCTGCCGTTCGCGGGCGCGGCCCTGCTCGCGCTCGGCGCCGCCGCGCTGCTGCCGGAGCCCGGCGGGTCGTGGCGCGGGGCGGTGCTGGGGGCGCTCGGCATGGGCGCCGGGTATCTGGTGCTGCACCTGGTCAACTCGCGGGGCATGGGGTTCGGCGACGTGAAGCTGGCGCTCGGGCTCGGTGCGGCGCTCGGCTGGTACGGGCTCGGGGTGCTGTTCCTCGGGGCGTTCGCGGGCGTGCTGTTCAACGGCCTGTACGCGCTCGTCCTCGTCGCCGCCCGGCGCGCGGGCCGCAAGACCGAGATCCCGCTGGGCCCCTTCATGATCCTCGGGGCGTACGCGGGGGTTCTGCTGGGTGCTCTGGCGGCCTGA
- the mqnC gene encoding cyclic dehypoxanthinyl futalosine synthase yields the protein MTEKAALQSVLDRAAAGGRITPEEAVALYRDAPLHALGAAADAIRRRKYAGIEHIATYIIERNINYTNVCVTACKFCAFYAAPKDTKKGWTRDLDDILRRCAETIELGGTQIMFQGGHHPDYGVEYYEEHFSAIKKAYPELVIHSLGASEVEHMARISKVSVEEAIQRIHAAGLDSFAGAGAELLPERPRKAIAPLKESGERWLEIMETAHNLGVESTSTMLMGTGETNAERIEHLRMIRDVQDRTGGFRAFIPYTYQPENNHLKGRTQATLFEYLRMIAIARIFLDNVQHIQGSWLTTGKEVGQLSLHYGADDLGSIMLEENVVSSAGAKHRSNRMEIIDLIRKAGRVPAQRATTYEHLVVHDDPANDPVDDRASSHISSIAIEGGTAHPELKLVSTN from the coding sequence GTGACCGAGAAGGCCGCACTGCAGTCCGTCCTCGACCGTGCCGCCGCCGGCGGGCGCATCACCCCGGAAGAGGCCGTCGCCCTGTACCGCGACGCCCCGCTGCACGCACTGGGCGCCGCCGCCGACGCCATCCGCCGCCGCAAGTACGCGGGCATCGAGCACATCGCCACGTACATCATCGAGCGGAACATCAACTACACGAACGTGTGCGTCACGGCGTGCAAGTTCTGCGCCTTCTACGCGGCCCCGAAGGACACCAAGAAGGGCTGGACCCGCGACCTCGACGACATCCTGCGCCGCTGCGCGGAGACGATCGAGCTGGGCGGCACCCAGATCATGTTCCAGGGCGGCCACCACCCGGACTACGGCGTGGAGTACTACGAGGAGCACTTCTCCGCGATCAAGAAGGCCTACCCCGAGCTGGTCATCCACAGCCTGGGCGCCTCCGAGGTCGAGCACATGGCCCGTATCTCGAAGGTGTCCGTCGAGGAGGCGATCCAGCGCATCCACGCGGCCGGGCTCGACTCCTTCGCCGGTGCCGGCGCCGAGCTGCTCCCCGAGCGCCCGCGCAAGGCCATCGCCCCGCTGAAGGAGTCCGGCGAGCGCTGGCTGGAGATCATGGAGACCGCCCACAACCTGGGCGTCGAGTCGACCTCCACCATGCTCATGGGTACCGGCGAGACCAACGCCGAGCGCATCGAGCACCTCCGCATGATCCGCGACGTGCAGGACCGGACGGGCGGCTTCCGGGCCTTCATCCCGTACACGTACCAGCCGGAGAACAACCACCTCAAGGGCCGCACGCAGGCCACGCTCTTCGAGTACCTGCGCATGATCGCCATCGCCCGGATCTTCCTGGACAACGTCCAGCACATCCAGGGCTCCTGGCTGACCACCGGCAAGGAGGTCGGCCAGCTGTCGCTGCACTACGGCGCCGACGACCTCGGCTCGATCATGCTTGAGGAGAACGTCGTCTCCTCGGCCGGTGCCAAGCACCGCTCGAACCGCATGGAGATCATCGACCTGATCCGCAAGGCGGGCCGCGTCCCGGCGCAGCGCGCCACCACGTACGAGCACCTCGTCGTGCACGACGACCCGGCGAACGACCCCGTCGACGACCGGGCCTCCTCGCACATCTCGTCCATCGCGATCGAGGGCGGCACGGCGCACCCCGAGCTCAAGCTCGTCTCCACCAACTGA
- a CDS encoding demethylmenaquinone methyltransferase: MTRASLDKQPREVASMFDDVAEKYDLTNDVLSLGQARLWRKEVAKAVDARPAQKILDLAAGTATSSQPFAQAGAYVVPCDFSLGMLRVGKQRHPWMPFTAGDGTKLPFKDDTFDAVTISFGLRNIQDTDAALRELYRVTKPGGRVVICEFSHPTAAPFRTVYTEYLMRALPPVARAVSSNPDAYVYLAESIRAWPTQPELAVRLQDAGWQKVAWRNLTGGIVALHRGTK; this comes from the coding sequence GTGACCCGTGCATCCCTGGACAAGCAGCCCCGCGAAGTCGCCTCGATGTTCGACGACGTGGCGGAGAAGTACGACCTCACGAACGACGTGCTGTCCCTGGGACAGGCACGGCTGTGGCGCAAGGAGGTCGCCAAGGCCGTCGACGCCCGCCCGGCGCAGAAGATCCTCGACCTCGCCGCCGGCACCGCCACCTCCTCCCAGCCCTTCGCCCAGGCCGGCGCCTACGTGGTCCCCTGCGACTTCTCGCTCGGCATGCTGCGCGTGGGCAAGCAGCGCCACCCCTGGATGCCGTTCACGGCCGGCGACGGCACGAAGCTGCCGTTCAAGGACGACACGTTCGACGCCGTCACCATCTCCTTCGGCCTGCGCAACATCCAGGACACCGACGCCGCGCTGCGCGAGCTGTACCGCGTCACCAAGCCCGGCGGCCGGGTCGTGATCTGCGAGTTCAGCCACCCCACGGCCGCCCCGTTCCGCACGGTCTACACCGAGTACCTGATGCGCGCCCTGCCGCCCGTCGCCCGCGCCGTCTCCTCGAACCCGGACGCGTACGTGTACCTGGCCGAGTCCATCCGCGCCTGGCCCACCCAGCCGGAACTCGCCGTCCGCCTCCAGGACGCCGGCTGGCAGAAGGTCGCCTGGCGCAACCTCACGGGCGGCATCGTCGCCCTGCACCGCGGCACCAAGTAG